Genomic segment of Candidatus Omnitrophota bacterium:
ACGCAAGTCATTATAAATCAATTACTTTCAAGCCTGCTAAGTGGTTGAATTGTGTATTTAACCGGCTATATGTGCGCTTAAACAGGGGATATTTGCGGATATCCCCTTGCCGATAGCAGGATCAGGCGATGTTTGTAATGATTGCGGGATGGTAAATATGACCGCTACCGCCTTTTTGTTCCGGGATATTTTATCTATCATCCTCGTTTGGGAGCATATGAATCCTTGGGAGGTTTTTACTGCCGCATATCGAGAAAATATCACAAAATACTTGACTTGGCTGCGCTTATATAAGATAATATTTTTGTAAAATCAATAAATCCATAATCATATAAAATCGTGCAATGTTTTATATAGATCGCGCCTTGACAGAAGAAAGGGGACATGCTATACTTTGTTCTGACAAGTAGTAAAGTAGTGGAAAATCGAAAGGGCAAACTCAAGGTAACTTGGGGGCGCAAAGTCAAGCGTCCCGGTATTTTTACGGGACAGGCAGACTGCCGAAATTTCTAGTTCATCTCAGGAGATTAATAGTCTGCCTGAGATTTTTTTTTAAAAAACCCGAAAGTGCCAGGCACTAAGATAAGAAAACCTTCAAAAAGTGCCGGAAAAAAGAAAAAATGCCCAGGTTGCCCAGGATTTACATAGAAAACGCGGTATATTTCGTGACTTGCAGGGGTGAGCATAATGAGGATATTTTTAAGGACAAAGAGGACTACCGAATGTTTTTAGAACTATTAAACAAATATCAGGAGCAATACGGCATAAAAATATTCGCTTATTGCCTTATGCCTGATCATTTGCATTTGCTTTTGGAAATGGATAAACCGGCTAAGGATATCGCTTTCCAGCCTAATCGTTCAGTTGATATGTCTGATTTTATGCGCGGATTGAACAATAACTACACGAAATATTTCAACGGCCGTTACGGCCGCAAAGGCCATTTATTCCGCGAGAGGTTCAAATCCGCAATGGTGGAAAAGAACAGCTATCTTTTAAAAATGACCGCCTATTTACATTTGAATCCCGAAACGCTCAACCTTACCGCAGATGCCCGGCAATACCCTTACAGCAGTTATCAGCTTTATCTTCACAATGATCAATTTGGGCAAAACAGCCGGGGTCTTATGAAAGCCGCGGTTGAAGAAGCCTTGAGTTTATTGAAAAGCCAGGGTTACGCGGATTACGTGAGCGGGCTTTCTGTGGATGAAAGGGAGTTTATCCATAAGCGGATAAACCGCGGAGGGATCCTGGGCAATGAAGATTTTGTCAGCCGGGTAAGATCTGAAGTGCGGGCTTACCAGGCGCAGGTCCCGGGTCAGAAATACGAAGCCAACGGCCGAAAGAGCTACCGTCTGGTTTTTGTCACAGCGGGAGCGGTATTGGTCGTCATCGCCGCAGCCGGGGGCATTTATCTCTTATCGGTAAAGAAGAACCTCAGCGAAACGAATAAGCAGATCAAGAAACTTGAGATTATGAACAAGGAAGCGGATAGATCCGAAGTCCGGAAGGGCGAGAATAAGATCTCCGAAGAGTTAAGATCCGCTCAGTGGGAGGTCCGGCTTGTCCCTGTCAGCGGAGGCAGGGAGAATGCGGATACCTTGAGTTTCCGCAACGGCAAGTTCATCTCCTCAAAACTTATCTCATTCGGTTTTTCCGATTCAAATTATTCCCAGGTTATTGAAAGTAACGGCAAGTTGACCTGGGAGACCATGCAGACCGCTTCCGGGGGCATCGCTTCCTGGCGCGGGGAAATGGAAAACGGCAGGTTAAGGGGCACTCTAAGCCTGCGGCAGGAGGGAAAAGAACCGGAGGATTTTTCATTCGTGAGCACCGGATACAGTAAGCAATAAAACCCCAAGGAGGCCGAAGATGGCTAACGTCAGATCGAAAAACAGATTCGCGGCGGTAATTGCCTGCGCGATATTTTTGTTCGGGACCTCGGTTATTTCTTTCGCCGCGGAGAGCTCCGAAAAAACGGCCTCCGGTTTGTTCAGGAAGGAAATACTGGTAAAGCTT
This window contains:
- a CDS encoding transposase encodes the protein MFLELLNKYQEQYGIKIFAYCLMPDHLHLLLEMDKPAKDIAFQPNRSVDMSDFMRGLNNNYTKYFNGRYGRKGHLFRERFKSAMVEKNSYLLKMTAYLHLNPETLNLTADARQYPYSSYQLYLHNDQFGQNSRGLMKAAVEEALSLLKSQGYADYVSGLSVDEREFIHKRINRGGILGNEDFVSRVRSEVRAYQAQVPGQKYEANGRKSYRLVFVTAGAVLVVIAAAGGIYLLSVKKNLSETNKQIKKLEIMNKEADRSEVRKGENKISEELRSAQWEVRLVPVSGGRENADTLSFRNGKFISSKLISFGFSDSNYSQVIESNGKLTWETMQTASGGIASWRGEMENGRLRGTLSLRQEGKEPEDFSFVSTGYSKQ